The region CGCTTTTCACCAAGTAGTCCGCTCCGCTCTTCACCAGGTAGTCCGCTCCGCTCTTCACCAGGTAGTCCGCTCCGCTCTTCACCAGGTTGTCCGCTCCGCTCTTCACCAGGTATTCCGCTCCACATCCACCAGGTATTCCGCTCCACACTTCACCAGGTAGTCCGCTCCGCTCTTTACCAGGTAGGCCGCTCCGCTCTTTGCCAGGTAGGCCGCTCCGCTCTTTACCAGGTAGTCCGCTCCGCTCTTTACCAGGTAGTCCGCTCCGCTCTTCACCAGGCAGTCCGCTCCGCACTTCACCAGGCAGTCCGCTCCGCTCTTCACCAGGCAGTCCGCTCCGCTCTTCACCAGGTAGTCCGCTCCGCTCTTCACCAGGTAGTCCGCTCCGCTCTTCACCAGGTAGTCCGCTCCGCTCTTCACCAGGTAGTCCGCTCCGCTCTTCACCAGGTAGTCTGCTCCGTTCTTCACCAGCACCTCCCAGCCCTAGTCTGACCCGCTGTGGGCCTTAGGTGTAGCTCTCTGTCTGGTTGGAGTTGAACATGACTCATTCTGCATCTCTCCTATTTTTGTTCCTCTCCAGGTCATCAACATGTACGGGGAGCTGATTATGGAGTCTACGGATAACAAGGTTGTTTTATCACTTTCAACACCTTTTACTTGGTTTTCCTCCGACCATAATGGCATTGCATTAAGGCTGCCCCTCCCTCTATTAGGTCCATTttctgaacagcttctttcaccATCAACTAGAGATGAAAGGCTATGAGGGGGTGAGGCGATGGACAAAACAGGTCAGTTTTAAACCAGCACATCAGTTGGCTTCCACTGTATATATACACTCACCAACCAGCCATCTATCGGTCATGAAATGTCTCTATCACTGCTGTTCCCAAACATGTGATGCATTGTCCTGGGATATATGTCCTCTACCACAACCCAACCACTGTGGGCTTCTCCTCTCTtgggcctttcacaccgccgcaaaatctgAGCCGGTTCCGGGTCGGTTCGGAGCAAAggccagtgttttggtttcacaccgccaaagaaccggctccggcccctaaaaaccggttcaactccagCCCAACttttgagctgggctagaactagaaccgcttttacgccgggggcagggggcggggttatccgtaccttcataaacaggaagaccaacaaagaccggcatttttaaaacaccgaagtaaacaatggacgtgaatccgtgtgtgcttcgttctttgaatattcagattcaaaacagtcgttttttgtttttttctgatttggttttgaatcggaaaaagggcaaaaggagtAAACAAATAAtctgcattttatttgtgtttgtgtgttggttttttaaacccgaaacagaaaaacaaaaatagatacatttatagttataggctacaccagaaggcagaacgcagcgaagaaaaaagagccaaccacctaaaccagcaatagactaattattgtctaattatatttagccttagttatggccgcaatGAACcgtatggtgattttattcgtgaactatttgacactggaaagacacacgacgcgatcagtaccgctctaaagcaatctggtgccccgaagtgctccgttatgacggtgaggaggttctgtgtggagcacagcctttgaagaagaaatctagtttccggTTTAGTTTCAGATCATCCACTCGCAGAataagtcgccggctcccacggaaaacaataaagctggccattgtagaatgcgagagactcgatggaacgtttgaaatgtctttatatgtattttctttaaatccgcgtgcccttttcccggcattcattgcggttttatctaaatatcacgcaaacaaaacaagcaactggattattcagttttcccgttttgatttaaaaaaacagaaaaataccgtttatttgtatattccttttgccctttttcggcttcaaaaccaaatcagaaaaaccaaaaaacgacttaattgtttttttctgattttgttttaaatcggaatattcaaagaacaaaccatacacggattgaatcgaagacgaaattgttgttgttgtgtttgaaactggcgcaagggttcttcttcttattgtacAGTTCCGGCAGGGCGGGAGGGTTGCTGGGAAAGcggagacgtttgcagtgacgtcatgacattGCTCACaccggctccatggctggctctggccggtgtgaaaccaactggttcttaactgggataaggctcgaacctgtttggaactggccctagcaccagcccggaactggctcttggttctttttggtgtgaaagccccATCTGTGAGTCCCATTGGGTTGTGGAGAAACATGGTGATGTCGTggtagaggtagagaggaggaagggacaTACCCTTTTAAATATCCCAAGTGATGGATTGGATTATTATCTTTAGGATTTTATTTATAATCCTTTGAATTCAAATAATTTCCCACACGAAATGGCTGTAGTTTTCAGCTCTAATACACTGTGGACATTTGACATATTGAGTGCAGACCTGCTGAACAACACCGTCTCCCCAACTTGGAGTTCTGCCCAAAGGACAAACTTCACCGGTGGACCCGGTGAATACAACCCGTTAACCTCCAGTTCTGCTCCCATTTCCGCTGTTGatgccttttctctctccccccacccctggcCCGTCACACCCTCTCTGGCTCTCCGCAGGTCGACCTGTTCTCCaagcagctgctgctggtgccGGTTCACCTGGAGGTACACTGGTCTCTGGTGGCGGTCGACCCGGAGCACCGGAGCATCCGGCTCTATGACTCGGAGTTCACCGCTCTCCCAGAGGTCACGCTGGTAAAGAGTTCCCCTAACCCCTTACACACATCCTCCCCACTGGACCCAGAGGGGCTGTATGATGGAACGCAAATGTTCCAATCCGCCCCTTCAGAGATTACCCGGCCAGGCCCCTCACGTAAAGCCCAGAGAGCGGGAGAATTCCCAAGGAGCGAGTAGGCGTGTTGGCGACGTGTTAGTAACGTTTCATCGTGGGACTGAAACCAGGAGTGGTGCTTCTTACTTTTCTCTTCTTGTCTGTATTTTGCCTTCCAACTTCTATCTGCTTTCCACTCTTCTGTTGATATTGCGGATACATCTGAATAAATGCAGCATTGATACCGCCGCAAAAAGAGTCAGCATTACGGGGTTGGCAGCCTCACCCGCAACCTTCAACCTGatgtaaacaaaacactgaCTACCGCTGCATACTTACACGTCCTCCTCCTACGCGCTCTGCCCATGCGTCACCCCTCGCCTGAAGTATATTGAGGGTCTCCAGGATGTGTCTGATGCGGTTTATCTCCGGCTGTGTGCTGCATGAGTGAAAGGGCGAATCCGGATCATCATCAAACCAGATTCCCCAGAGATGATTCAGAGTTAATGTCTGAAAGGCCTGTTGGTCTGCACAAAACGCACCAGCAGCAAAACATCAGTGGGTTAACCCAATAAAAacatgattcattcattcatgtgtatatatatacatttatttttacaccAGGGCATCCTGAAATACTTGATAAGCGAGGCAAAAGAGAAGAGCCAAGAGCTATTCCAAACTGGCTGGGTGGTGTCGGCCAACCAGGTAAAGTTGGCATACCTTGATGTTAACTTCAGAAATGTGTCACTTGATGAAAAATGTTGGCCCTATCTCCAGCTCTGTATTGCCCCCTGCTGGAAGTGAAGGTGtgagttaaaggtcccatggcatgccaccaggtgtggtgtgattagcctacaagccgttttggaactctgccccttatgacatcataggtgggcgtggccacctagatgtgtgctggatagatcagcctacccagtggactttagcaaacgttgctcatctatccatcacaCGTCTAGGTGGACGAGCCCACCTTTGACGTCATAAGGGGCatatttccaaaacggcttgtagcagCTTATCagaccacacctggtggcatgccatgggacctttaatggatGAGATGTTCAAATGTCACCCTCTACTTTCCATTTTAGGAGACGCCCCAGCAGAACAATGAGAATGACTGTGGAGTTTTTGTCTTGGAGGTACAATCTGGCCTCACGACTCACAATGTACATGCAAAAAGATAAGAAGTCAAAGGTTTTGTATTATGTGGTGCCTgatggtttgtgtatgtgtctgtgggtCTCGCTCCCTCCCAGTATTGTAAGCGGCTCGCCCTCAGGAAACCTCTCGACTTCTCCCAGAAGGAGATACCACACATCAGGAAGAGAATCTACAAGGAGCTTTGTGAACGAAAGCTTcatctgtaacacacacacacacgcaaactgaGTACAAGGGGGGGTGTGACTGGTCTTTGAATGTCAAACCAGTAGACTGCGCTACAGTAGTGTCTGTCAAACACTGCTTGTGTTGTCATCCTCACATCTAACTCTTAACAAACGAGCAGTTGAAATGCAACGCTTGTCAGTAGCAGAAGGGTTTAAATGGTCTTGAATACAGTGTTTTATTTATCAGCATTTGACTTTCTTCCCCTCAGTCCAAAATGTGCTGCGGATCCCGATCTCTTACTGGTTTCGGTCCTGATTCTACATTCCTGCAATCTTTCTGATTCACAAAGTAGTAAAATACTGGGATCATCGGTTGGACTGGGAGTGGAACtgaatattgtttttgttgttccaAAACATAAGATGCAGAATTTGTATTGTTTGTTAACCTTATGTGTTTATAATAAATGACCACTTTTTCTATGTCGTCCTACATGTCAAGGACTTATGATGTTCATGTCGTACTTTTAAAGTTTAGGCTGAATGATTATTACTATCGGCAGAATACTTCAATGCCTTGGTCCCTTTACACTCGCATCAACAGCAGAATTGCTAGAGCTGAAAAGGGTATTTGTAAGGCACATATACTATCCAGTATCTTTCCTACAAACCCAACAGTGATGCATTTTAGAAAGACTGGGAAATGGGAAATATCAATTTTATCTTTTTGTTGATGCTTCAGTGTACCCCTTTGGGGTATGAGTTTAGAAGCTGTTTTCCTGACCTCCCCAGTGGAAGGTTGGACAGGCCAGGGTTCCAGCTGATCGGGCAGCACCACAACCCTCTTTGACATCCTGCAGAGCTTCAATCGATTACCATCTGGTTAACAATAGGATAGTTTTATTGGGGAACAGAGCGGCTCTCAGCATCCTGACAACAATATAAGAAGTCCAGGCTTTAGGTTCAAGgaaactttatttatccccagggggcaattaaGGGCAAATTCATCCGACATCAGCTAGCCGACCTCTTGGAGGGATGCAGGGTGATTTCCCATTTGGGGACTCCTCCTTGCGGAGCTCTTGGAGAGACGCAGGGGGAACTCTCATTTAGGCCTCAGATCATTGTATTGCTGTTTATATGATTTGTTATATGATGGTTGTTGGATGATTGTATGTTATTGTAGCGTTATTACCCAAATATATGACCCTAGTTATTATAAGttcggatgactctttattccACACAGTGTGACCATTTCACTACAATAGTATAGAAGATTCTTCCATTGTTTCTAAAAAATCATCTTCCCGCTTCGATTGTGCTTTGAGACGCGGCTTGTTGCTTCTGTAAGTCCTGTCCAAAGAAATCTGGATTTGGGAATCAAAAGTGTTTATGTGCTACCGAAATAGTGACATTATCTATCAAAAAGGTCCATAGTGGTTTCCAAGTGTGTTAGTAACCTGATGCTGCCACCTGACCATTATTGACCTTTGTCTATACATGATACGTCTGCATGGAAGAGCCACTTTAGGTGATCCTCCGATATAGTGACCTCTGGTGTTCTTTAGAACGTAAAGAAGATGTGTCCTACATCAGTCTTAAGTATGCCAAACAATTAATTAATACGTGAGCAAGAATTACGAAGGAGGTATATTTGTATAGAAGATACATTTGTGGAAAGTGCAGGTAACCTATGACCTCTGTGGGCTACCCCGGCGCCGTAGGAACCCTCACCCGACCCATGACGGCTGTCGGTCTAGTTGTATGTATCTATGCTGGTCCATTAGCCCATCCATTATTTAAGTTATTGCTGAACTTATGCTTGGAACCTTGTTTTCGAAAAGTCCTTAATGTATGCAGACTTTGATCATAAATCCGCTTGGATTGTGCACTGTCAAAGGGGGAAGGGGGCACCCTAATCCTCAACTTGGTTGGCCCACTCTATCTCTGGGACTTCATCCAGGTGCCACATTTGGTAAGACAAGAGCTGCAGGAAGTTCTGCCACAGAGCAaggaagaggtagaggtggAAGTCACTGGCATCCATCTGGCAGTGGAGGCCCCAGTAGTTCTgatcgcacacacactcccagccgGCCTGCTGGTCCAGGCACAGCCCCCCGTGCATGCAGGGGTCCGACGCACACTCGTCCACATCCGTCTCACACCTCGGAGAGCGAgaatgtgaagagagagagatgccatTGAAAACGTTTGCTGTGTCAGTATGTAGAAGTTATGACTACACACGTGGCATGGCATACCAGTGTCCTGTGAAGCCAGCAGCACAGTGACAGATCAGGGCCCCTCCTGAACACGAGCCCCCGTGGAAACAGCTGTAGTTCCACCCGCGCCCCTTGCACTCAACCACCGGCAGCTCAGGACGtctacaaacacaacacaagagtTGTTTCTGCTATCACAATAttctgttatttgttatttgtccCCACTGATATCACTTGAATGAAGCAGACTTAAACAACAAGTAAGAGAGAAACACTTACGGTTTTATCTCCACGTACCACGGGATCACAGGGAGTTTCTCCCTGTGGAGAATGGGTTGTGATACGTTAGTGAACTGGTACCGCGGGCGGGTTCAGCCTGTTTCTTTGTTCGGCTGTGTGTCGCCCTCTCTCTGGACATGGACCAACAGAAGGGGGACTCACGAGCAGTACGGCCCGGTCATGTTGCGGGGGCACAGGCAGCCATAGCCCTCTACCCCCCTGAGGCAGGTGGCCCCGGGGCCGCAGCGGTGGTCCCAGCACGTGTCCGCCTCCACCTTCCACAGCAGGAACTGCTCCTTCTGGGGTCGGGGTAGACTCAGCTCCTCATCTCTGTGGAAGGGCAGGGGGATCCCCCCGATCTCCAGGGGGCCTAGGCACCCGTCCAGCCCTTCCCCAGAGTTTCCAGCGCCCAGCAGGATGTCCACTCCTTCCCGCAGGAAGTCCAAACTGCCCCCCACGGCATCTGACAGCCGCGCCTCTGCCCTCCGTCCATcgtcctccaccacccaccGCGACCTCTCGGCGGCAGGCGTCTCCATGCGGAGCTCCACAGTGTGCCAGCGGCCGTCTGCCACAGGGCCGCCGCTCTGCACGGACACGGCGGCGACCTCCCCGTCTGCCCGCAGCTCCATGGCGAGGTGCGAGCCCCGCAGGGAGACGGTGAGTAGGGGGGTGGAGCCCCGGCGTGCCTGGAGCACGGTGGCGTCCGTCTGTCTTGTGCGCAGGCGGAGGAGCAGGCTTGTCAAGGGCCGCGTGATGTGCCCGTTGCCACGGTAACAGAGAACATTGCCACCGAAAGCTCCAGCTCGTAGCGTCACGTTGGACAGGCCTGCGGAAGGAACATAATCTGTCACTGGGGGGATTTGTCTTCAGTCATGTTAGGAGACATTTGTATCTGAGATTTGTATCTAAAAGGTGGGATGTCtttgcacatgcacaaacacacaaacacacacacacacatacaaacgcacagacGCACTGCCTTCACTCGAAAACACATCTAAACAGAACCAGCCCGAGGCATTTAGAGGCATTCAGGGTAAACTAAGGTATTCCAATATTTATATTGCTGAATTTCCCTACTGGGATGGATGTTCCTATTCCCCCTGAGACTTCGTTTACCTCATCTCATCCCTTCTCACCACCCCTTCATCACCACCCTTGTGCTGTTGTTgctttgtcgttgttgtttagAGACGCTGAGGTAGAAACAGTGAGGAAGGGTTGGGGTCAGAGTGGGATGCAGACTCACACTGGAAGCCGTGTGGGAGCGACGCGCAGACGGCcgaggaggggcagggggacAACTCACACCATCTCACCTCTTCACAGCGCCTCCCTGCCGCGCCGGGCGGGCAGCTGCAGTCCTCCCCCCGGGGGTCACACACCCCCCCGTTCAGACACGGCGCCCCCTTGGTCACATGGAGAGAATAGGAAACAACCAAGAACGGATGAATGAAGCATTGACCCACTGCTGgttagacacacatacaccgagCTCCGCCGTGAAGGGGGGAGCGGCGCAGGGAGACGCTGGGTAGGTGAGCAGGTGAGCGGGGCCTGGAACACCTTGTCCGCCGTCTGCCTGTTCCGCAGACGCTGGTCAGGTTCTGCATGATTTGCCCGTTGCCACGGTAAGAGAGAACACTTATAGAGCACCGCTTGTGATATATAAAAATACCACCAATTATACAGAAATgaatttataatatataaataaaacccTGCTCCTGTGTTCTGAAACCTACAGCTACTCTTCGTTTTCCTCAGTTTGTCCCCCTGCTTGTTTCTGATGCTAGCTGGTGGGGAACCTCGTTCAGCTCCCAACCAGCTAGCGGTTGGAACCAAGACGGCCGCTTGGTGAACAGGAAGTATCCCCCTCATGGACTCACGGCGCAGTCGCTGCCACAGCCTGGGATCACGTGGACGCTCTGCTCCAGGCGGTGGGACTCAGCAGGCACCGAGCCAGGGAGGGGAAACACCTGGAGCGGCCGGCCGTTGATCCTCAGGTCCTGGACGCAGCCCCTGAAGTAGCCCCCAAACACGGCCGCGGCCCGGGGGTCCGGTAGGCCCCCGATAAACACCTTGTCCCCAGGGCGAGGTTGGACCGACCGGATGCTGACGGAGGCCTGGGTGTGGCCTTCCTGGGTCAGGACGGCCACGTGGTCCCAGACTTCGACGGTCAGCAGGCGGAAGCGGCCGTCTGCGGAAGCGGCCTCGCCCCTCACACTCTCATGGTCGTTTAGTTGAACTTTGACCCTGCCCTCCTCCAGCCACACCCGGAGGtactggctgctgctgttggccAGGACCAGCAGCAGGCCGCTGGGGAGCTCGGTGTGCACAAACATGGACACGACCAGGGTGGGGGGCTGCTGGTCTGATgccagggtggagggggggtccACCAGAGAGAACACACTGTAACTCTCCAGGGAGCCCGCTCCAAACCGGGCCGGGACGTACTCTGTGCACAATCGGTTGAAACACATTCACTATCGTTacatcagtgtgtgtttttgcgtgtgtgttgcgtgcGCATGCACATTGTTACGTTGTGCGCTTAACCCTTGTGGTTAAGCGCACAAGGGTTGTGAGGGTTACGCGttgtgagcgttctggcaccgattggctgccgtgcatcacccaagtgggtgctacatattggtggtggttagtgaggtccccccttcactttaggcgtctttgagtgttattaattattattattcttcatgtttaacctctgttttccttttattcctagtctgttttacatagttttgaatgatgactatatgctctgtaaggtgaccttgggtgtcttgaaaggcgcctctaaattaaatgtattattattattattattattattaagacacTGATTAGCAGTAAAGGTATCCGTTAAATCGGTTACTATGACTGGGTAATCCCCCCGTCGGGCGGGGTGGATGAACCCCTCCTGCACACCTCCCTGGCTGAGCTGGCCATTCTATTTCCAACGGATCCTTAAGCCGCTCTGAACTCAGGGATCAATGAAGCTGTTTCTGACGTGTCTGACTGTGGACCTCAGAGTGGCCAAGGAGATCATTATACTGAGTCCAACCtccaaagatagctaggattaaACATGTCATTAAAACGATGACTACGGTATATCTGACGTCTGATGGATACTTTTACACATCGGACAAGCAATACTTTTTCAGCATGAGTGGCCCCtattgggaatcgaacccccttTCTGGTAGTGTTATACTGCTGTACCGAGCTGGACAGGATCAGAGCCATTGACCTTCCTCACCTAGTGTCCATCTTCTGCATTTCCCCACCCAGCTAGCGTTAGCTTGAACAAAGATGGTCCATGGTGATTAAGGCCCCATGCTTCATATTTCACAGTCAACCAAATAAAAAGCATCAActtaatgtatttattcacGCCTTACAAATATGTCTACCATGGCCTCGTACTCACCCCTTTGGCAGTCCGCCCCCTGGTAGGGtctgtggcacacacacctgtagtcCCTCCACCCCTCGGCCACACAGCGGCCCCGGCCCCCGCATGGGGCCCCCCCACACAGGTCCTCATCACTGCATCCCATGGTGACGTTCACCTGGGTCACTTCAGCCTCCGGCCCCGGACCCCTGGGCAGCACCAGCTCGGAGTCCACCACCACGTCCCGGAAGCAGCCCCGGAACGCTGCCTGGGCCTCCTCCCCAACGCCCGGGGTCAGACCCGGGGCCCCCAAGAAGAGGATCTGGCACGCTGGGCCAAGACCACCAGGCAAACCAGGGCCTTGCCCCCGCAGCCGGTGGTCTGcagctcccccaccaccactcccacccCCATCcaaaccacctccatcaccaccacctccaactacGTCCCCACAATCACCACTTAGaatatcaccaccaccaccaccaccatcacaacctCCAACGACACCACCACCTACAGCATCACCATCCTCACTACCACCAGCAACAccatcctcaccaccaccaccaccaccaccaccaccatcctcaccaccaccaccaccgctatcctcaccaccaccaccaccaccaccaccaccaccaccaccaccaccaccaccaccaccaccaccaccaccacctccaccaccaccaccagcaccaccaccaccaccaacaccaccagcaccaccacctccaccaccaccaccaccactctcaTCAAAACCACCCTCACCATCACAACAACCCCCTGCACAGAGCAGTCGGATCCAGCTGCCCCCTGCGCTCAGAGAGGCCTCCACCGCGTGCCACTCACCATCTGAAACGTTCCCctggagctcctggaccagcgTGGTGTTTAACCCTTGACCTCTGCGGCCGCTGATGCGCAGCTGGCCACTGAGCAGCTCCACGGTGAGCAGCAGGTGGTCCACTCTGCGCTG is a window of Gadus macrocephalus chromosome 8, ASM3116895v1 DNA encoding:
- the LOC132463683 gene encoding protein crumbs homolog 1-like translates to MTTTMRYSAGVGAFWLIYAGLLCEEDVGVCEQQPCQNGGVCQRQSSGFRCLCSQSSQTGRLYGGETCADALSGCDDHRCENGGICWPLLVQDQHTYWCGCLAGFSGTRCQTPTAFSFQGSGGFLRVETPVRGAPLRLAFSFRTRGLAGTLLQRRVDHLLLTVELLSGQLRISGRRGQGLNTTLVQELQGNVSDGEWHAVEASLSAGGSWIRLLCAGGCCDGEGGFDESGGGGGGGGGAGGVGGGGDGVAGGSEDGDAVGGGVVGGCDGGGGGGDILSGDCGDVVGGGGDGGGLDGGGSGGGGAADHRLRGQGPGLPGGLGPACQILFLGAPGLTPGVGEEAQAAFRGCFRDVVVDSELVLPRGPGPEAEVTQVNVTMGCSDEDLCGGAPCGGRGRCVAEGWRDYRCVCHRPYQGADCQREYVPARFGAGSLESYSVFSLVDPPSTLASDQQPPTLVVSMFVHTELPSGLLLVLANSSSQYLRVWLEEGRVKVQLNDHESVRGEAASADGRFRLLTVEVWDHVAVLTQEGHTQASVSIRSVQPRPGDKVFIGGLPDPRAAAVFGGYFRGCVQDLRINGRPLQVFPLPGSVPAESHRLEQSVHVIPGCGSDCAGAPCLNGGVCDPRGEDCSCPPGAAGRRCEEVRWCELSPCPSSAVCASLPHGFQCLSNVTLRAGAFGGNVLCYRGNGHITRPLTSLLLRLRTRQTDATVLQARRGSTPLLTVSLRGSHLAMELRADGEVAAVSVQSGGPVADGRWHTVELRMETPAAERSRWVVEDDGRRAEARLSDAVGGSLDFLREGVDILLGAGNSGEGLDGCLGPLEIGGIPLPFHRDEELSLPRPQKEQFLLWKVEADTCWDHRCGPGATCLRGVEGYGCLCPRNMTGPYCSEKLPVIPWYVEIKPRPELPVVECKGRGWNYSCFHGGSCSGGALICHCAAGFTGHWCETDVDECASDPCMHGGLCLDQQAGWECVCDQNYWGLHCQMDASDFHLYLFLALWQNFLQLLSYQMWHLDEVPEIEWANQVED